The following coding sequences lie in one Desmodus rotundus isolate HL8 chromosome 1, HLdesRot8A.1, whole genome shotgun sequence genomic window:
- the ZG16B gene encoding pancreatic adenocarcinoma up-regulated factor, which produces MLLWLTLAVLWSTTCWAGQMFGNGGGWYFSTSPDYENDITGIRVSVGLIGILKSIQVKYGSSWSKAFGVSGGNAQEFTLWPGEHIIGVYGSHKFYLRYLIIYTDFGRWATFGKEEGRGFVVYPNQPGNVVTGLFGQYRHLGITGIGFHWDYPRAQLSSEPPQNITSG; this is translated from the exons ATGCTGCTGTGGCTAACCCTCGCCGTCCTCTGGAGCACCACCTGCTGGGCAGGGC AGATGTTTGGGAATGGAGGAGGCTGGTATTTCAGTACCTCTCCAGACTATGAAAATGATATAACTGGGATTCGAGTGTCTGTGGGTCTTATAGGCATATTAAAGAG TATCCAGGTGAAATATGGATCCTCCTGGAGTAAAGCATTTGGCGTCTCAGGTGGGAACGCCCAGGAATTCACCCTGTGGCCAGGTGAACACATTATAGGGGTGTACGGCTCGCATAAGTTTTACCTCCGGTATCTGATCATATACACTGACTTCGGGCGCTGGGCCACttttgggaaggaagaaggccgCGGCTTCGTCGTCTACCCCAACCAGCCGGGAAATGTGGTCACGGGACTCTTCGGCCAGTATCGGCACCTCGGCATCACGGGCATCGGTTTTCATTGGGATTATCCTCGAGCACAGTTGTCCAGTGAACCACCACAAAACATAACAAGCGGTTGA